A single region of the Enterobacter cloacae complex sp. R_G8 genome encodes:
- the hypD gene encoding hydrogenase formation protein HypD, producing MRYVDEYRAPEQVMQLIGHLKTRAALLEYTAQKPLRIMEVCGGHTHAIFKFGLDQLLPDNIEFIHGPGCPVCVLPMGRIDSCIEIASQPDVIFCTFGDAMRVPGKTGSLLQAKARGADIRIVYSPMDALKLATDNPDRKVVFFGLGFETTMPATAITLQQAKRSNVTNFFFFCQHITLIPTLRSLLEEPDNGIDAFLAPGHVSMVIGTDAYGFIADDYHRPLVVAGFEPLDLLQGVTMLVEQKIAALSAVENQYRRVVPDAGNERAQQAIADVFCVEGDSEWRGLGLIAESGVRLTPAYRSFDAETHFRPQPQQVCDDPRARCGEVLTGKCKPHHCPLFGNTCNPQTAFGALMVSSEGACAAWYQYRNQESEA from the coding sequence ATGCGTTACGTTGATGAATACCGTGCGCCTGAGCAGGTGATGCAGCTTATCGGTCATCTGAAAACGCGGGCCGCCCTGCTGGAGTATACGGCGCAAAAACCGCTGCGGATCATGGAAGTCTGCGGCGGGCACACCCATGCCATTTTCAAATTTGGCCTCGACCAGCTGCTGCCGGACAACATTGAGTTTATCCACGGCCCGGGCTGCCCGGTATGCGTGCTGCCCATGGGGCGCATCGACAGCTGTATTGAGATAGCCAGCCAGCCTGACGTCATTTTCTGTACCTTTGGCGACGCAATGCGCGTGCCGGGAAAAACGGGTTCGCTGTTACAGGCCAAAGCGCGAGGTGCGGACATCCGGATCGTGTACTCGCCGATGGACGCCCTGAAGCTTGCAACCGATAACCCGGACCGCAAGGTGGTATTTTTCGGGCTGGGTTTTGAGACCACTATGCCCGCCACGGCAATTACCCTGCAGCAGGCCAAACGCAGCAACGTCACCAATTTTTTCTTTTTCTGCCAGCACATTACGCTTATCCCGACGCTGCGTAGCCTGCTGGAAGAGCCGGACAACGGCATTGACGCGTTTCTGGCGCCGGGCCATGTGAGCATGGTGATTGGTACCGACGCTTACGGCTTTATCGCTGACGATTACCATCGCCCCTTAGTTGTCGCTGGTTTCGAACCTCTTGATCTACTGCAAGGCGTCACCATGCTGGTTGAGCAGAAAATAGCAGCCCTGAGCGCGGTGGAAAATCAGTACCGCCGCGTGGTGCCGGATGCCGGAAATGAACGGGCGCAGCAGGCGATAGCTGACGTGTTTTGCGTTGAAGGCGACAGCGAGTGGCGCGGGCTGGGGTTGATTGCTGAATCTGGCGTGCGCCTGACGCCAGCCTACCGGTCGTTTGACGCAGAAACGCATTTCCGTCCACAGCCACAACAGGTTTGCGACGATCCCCGGGCCCGCTGCGGCGAGGTTCTGACAGGAAAATGCAAACCCCATCACTGCCCGTTATTTGGCAACACCTGTAACCCGCAAACGGCCTTTGGCGCGCTGATGGTCTCTTCCGAAGGGGCATGCGCCGCGTGGTACCAGTATCGCAACCAGGAGAGTGAAGCATGA
- the hypB gene encoding hydrogenase nickel incorporation protein HypB produces the protein MCSTCGCAEGNLYIEGDEHRPHSAFRSAPFTPAPRPAAALTGIRFAPQRSDEGDLHYGHGEAGTHAPGMSQRQMLDVEINVLDKNNQIAARNRARFAARQQLVLNLVSSPGSGKTTLLTETLKRLNERISCAVIEGDQQTVNDAARIRETGTPAIQVNTGKGCHLDAQMIADAAPRLPLADNGILFIENVGNLVCPASFDLGERHKVAVLSVTEGEDKPLKYPHMFAAASLMLLNKVDLLPYLNFDVDKCLAYAREVNPDIAILLVSATRGDGMEHWLNWLESERCA, from the coding sequence ATGTGTAGTACCTGCGGTTGCGCCGAAGGCAACCTGTATATCGAAGGGGATGAACACCGTCCTCACTCCGCGTTTCGCTCCGCCCCCTTTACCCCCGCACCGCGTCCGGCAGCGGCACTCACCGGCATTCGCTTTGCGCCTCAACGCTCCGATGAGGGCGATCTTCATTACGGCCACGGCGAGGCGGGTACCCATGCGCCGGGCATGAGCCAGCGCCAGATGCTGGACGTGGAAATCAACGTACTCGATAAAAACAACCAGATCGCCGCCCGCAACCGCGCCCGGTTTGCCGCACGTCAACAGCTGGTACTGAATCTCGTCTCCAGCCCCGGCTCCGGCAAAACCACGCTGCTGACGGAAACGCTCAAACGCCTGAACGAACGCATCTCCTGCGCGGTAATCGAAGGCGATCAGCAAACGGTCAACGATGCCGCGCGCATTCGTGAAACCGGCACCCCGGCGATTCAGGTCAACACCGGTAAAGGCTGCCATCTGGATGCGCAGATGATTGCCGATGCCGCGCCGCGTCTGCCGCTGGCGGATAACGGCATTCTGTTTATCGAAAACGTCGGCAATCTGGTCTGCCCGGCGAGCTTCGATCTCGGGGAGCGGCATAAAGTGGCGGTCCTCTCGGTGACCGAAGGAGAAGACAAGCCGCTCAAATATCCGCATATGTTTGCCGCCGCGTCGCTGATGCTGCTGAACAAAGTCGACCTGCTGCCGTACCTGAATTTCGACGTGGATAAATGCCTGGCTTATGCCCGTGAAGTGAACCCGGACATTGCGATCCTGCTGGTCTCCGCCACGCGCGGCGACGGCATGGAGCACTGGCTGAACTGGCTGGAGAGTGAACGATGTGCATAG
- a CDS encoding respiratory chain complex I subunit 1 family protein, whose amino-acid sequence MSLLLAILQALVLFAVAPLLSGITRVARARMHNRRGPGVLQEYRDLFKLLSRQSVAPDAAGWVFRLTPFVMVGVMLTIATALPVVTVGAPLPALGDLITLIYLFAIARFFFAIAGLDTGSPFTGIGASREAMLGVLVEPILLLGLWVAAQVAGSTHISFITHTVYHWPVARSLPLLLALCACAFATFIEMGKLPFDLAEAEQELQEGPLTEYSGYGFAVLKWGISLKQLVVLQMFVGVFFPWGQMTHFSAGGLILAVVVAALKLLVGVLVIALFENSMARLRFVATSRITWAGFGFAFLAFVSLLVA is encoded by the coding sequence ATGAGTCTGTTACTGGCAATACTTCAGGCGCTGGTGCTGTTCGCCGTTGCGCCACTGCTGTCGGGCATCACGCGCGTGGCGCGCGCCCGGATGCACAACCGTCGCGGGCCAGGCGTGCTCCAGGAGTACCGCGATCTCTTCAAGCTGCTCTCCCGCCAGAGCGTGGCGCCGGATGCCGCAGGCTGGGTCTTCCGCCTCACGCCGTTTGTGATGGTCGGCGTGATGCTGACCATCGCCACCGCGCTGCCGGTGGTGACGGTGGGGGCACCGCTGCCAGCACTTGGGGATCTGATTACGCTGATTTACCTCTTCGCCATCGCCCGCTTCTTCTTTGCTATTGCGGGCCTGGATACCGGCAGCCCGTTTACCGGTATCGGCGCCAGCCGCGAGGCGATGCTGGGCGTGCTGGTCGAGCCGATCCTGCTGCTGGGGCTATGGGTGGCCGCGCAGGTCGCGGGTTCCACCCATATCAGCTTCATCACCCACACCGTTTACCACTGGCCGGTGGCCCGCTCCCTTCCGCTGCTTCTGGCCCTGTGCGCCTGCGCCTTCGCCACCTTTATTGAGATGGGCAAACTGCCGTTTGACCTCGCGGAAGCCGAGCAGGAGCTACAGGAAGGGCCGCTCACCGAGTACAGCGGCTACGGCTTCGCGGTGCTCAAGTGGGGCATCAGCCTTAAGCAACTGGTGGTCCTGCAGATGTTTGTTGGCGTCTTCTTCCCATGGGGGCAGATGACGCACTTCTCAGCAGGCGGCCTGATCCTGGCCGTGGTGGTTGCCGCGCTCAAGCTGCTGGTTGGCGTGCTGGTGATTGCCCTGTTTGAAAACAGCATGGCGCGTCTGCGCTTTGTCGCGACCTCGCGCATCACCTGGGCCGGTTTTGGTTTTGCATTTTTAGCGTTCGTCTCCTTGCTGGTGGCGTGA
- the hypA gene encoding hydrogenase maturation nickel metallochaperone HypA: MHEITLCQRALELIEQQAAQNHATRVTGVWLKVGAFSCVETSALTFCFELVCRGTLAEGCELHIEEQQAECWCEQCQQYVTLLSSKVQRCPQCQHTGLRIVADDGMQIQRLEIEKE; the protein is encoded by the coding sequence ATGCACGAAATCACCCTCTGCCAGCGGGCACTGGAACTCATCGAACAGCAGGCAGCGCAAAACCACGCGACGCGCGTGACCGGCGTCTGGCTGAAAGTCGGGGCCTTTTCCTGCGTCGAAACCAGCGCCCTCACCTTCTGTTTTGAGCTGGTGTGCCGCGGCACACTGGCGGAAGGCTGCGAACTTCATATTGAAGAGCAGCAGGCGGAGTGCTGGTGCGAGCAGTGTCAGCAGTACGTCACCCTGCTGTCGTCGAAGGTCCAGCGCTGCCCACAGTGTCAGCACACCGGCCTTCGCATCGTGGCGGATGACGGGATGCAGATCCAACGCCTTGAAATCGAGAAGGAGTAA
- the hycC gene encoding formate hydrogenlyase subunit 3, producing MNAVTMITSAVAYFAAAAVLAWLLSFHKTLSGWIAGIGGAVGSLMTLAAGGVVLLGGQSAQAVMPLIRHTVALTPLNAIWLITFGLCGLFISLFNIDWHRHPHTRANGLLVNLLLATAVCTVIASNLGALVVMAEIMALCGVFLTGCSASVKLWFALGRLGTLLLALACWLVWQRFGTLDFAALNGQPLGNDVWLLGVVGFGLLAGIIPLHGWVPQAHANASAPAAALFSTVVMKVGLFGMLTITLTGGQPPLWWGVALLIAGMVTAFVGGLYALMEHNIQRLLAYHTLENIGIILLGIGAGVTGLGLNQPALIAAGFIGGLYHLVNHSLFKSTLFLGAGSVWFRTGHRDIEKLGGIGKKMPVISLAMLVGLMAMAALPPLNGFAGEWVIYQSFFALGQSDAFIARLLGPLLAVGLAITGALAVMCMAKVYGVTFLGAPRTREAENACCAPVLMGACVVALALCCIAGGVAAPWLLPLLGNAIPLPLTTAHTTVSQPMMALLLIAAPLLPFVLMLFFRRDRLASRSRGAAWACGYEHEQSMVITAHGFAMPVKENFAAVLKLRHWLNPVGWMPGWQSAAVPVLFRRLALIELAVLVVIVISRGA from the coding sequence ATGAACGCGGTTACGATGATTACCAGCGCGGTGGCGTACTTTGCCGCCGCCGCTGTGCTGGCGTGGCTTCTGTCATTCCATAAAACCCTGAGCGGCTGGATCGCCGGGATCGGCGGAGCGGTCGGAAGCCTGATGACGCTGGCGGCGGGCGGGGTGGTACTGCTTGGTGGACAATCCGCGCAGGCGGTGATGCCGCTGATCCGCCACACCGTGGCGCTTACGCCGCTGAACGCCATCTGGCTTATCACCTTTGGCCTGTGCGGGCTGTTTATCAGCCTGTTCAATATCGACTGGCACCGCCATCCACACACCAGAGCCAATGGTCTGCTGGTCAACCTGCTGCTGGCGACGGCGGTCTGTACCGTTATCGCCAGCAACCTCGGCGCGCTGGTGGTGATGGCGGAGATCATGGCGCTCTGCGGCGTGTTCCTGACGGGGTGTAGCGCCTCCGTCAAACTGTGGTTTGCGCTGGGGCGCCTCGGCACGCTGCTGCTGGCGCTGGCCTGCTGGCTGGTGTGGCAACGTTTCGGCACGCTTGACTTCGCAGCGCTTAACGGTCAGCCGCTGGGAAATGACGTCTGGCTGCTGGGCGTGGTGGGCTTTGGCCTGCTGGCCGGGATTATCCCGCTGCACGGCTGGGTGCCGCAGGCGCACGCGAATGCTTCAGCGCCCGCTGCCGCGCTGTTTTCCACCGTGGTCATGAAGGTCGGTCTGTTCGGCATGCTGACGATCACCCTGACCGGCGGCCAGCCGCCGCTGTGGTGGGGTGTCGCGCTGCTTATCGCCGGTATGGTTACCGCTTTTGTCGGTGGTCTGTATGCGCTGATGGAGCACAATATTCAGCGTCTGCTGGCGTACCACACCCTGGAAAATATCGGCATTATCCTGCTCGGCATCGGCGCAGGCGTGACCGGGCTGGGACTCAATCAACCGGCGCTGATCGCCGCCGGGTTTATCGGGGGGCTGTATCACCTTGTTAACCACAGCCTGTTCAAAAGCACCTTGTTCCTGGGCGCGGGAAGCGTCTGGTTCCGCACCGGTCATCGGGATATCGAAAAACTCGGCGGTATCGGCAAAAAGATGCCGGTGATTTCTCTCGCCATGCTGGTCGGGCTGATGGCGATGGCCGCGTTGCCGCCGCTGAACGGCTTCGCGGGCGAGTGGGTGATCTACCAGTCCTTCTTCGCGCTCGGTCAGAGCGACGCCTTTATCGCCCGACTGCTCGGCCCGCTGCTGGCGGTTGGCCTGGCGATAACCGGGGCGCTGGCGGTGATGTGTATGGCAAAAGTCTACGGCGTCACCTTCCTCGGCGCACCGCGCACGCGGGAAGCGGAAAACGCCTGCTGCGCGCCAGTGTTGATGGGTGCTTGCGTGGTCGCGCTGGCGCTGTGCTGCATCGCGGGCGGGGTCGCCGCCCCATGGCTGCTGCCGCTGCTGGGTAACGCCATTCCACTGCCGCTGACCACCGCCCATACCACCGTCTCCCAGCCGATGATGGCGCTGCTGCTGATTGCCGCACCGCTGCTGCCGTTTGTGCTGATGCTGTTCTTCAGGCGCGACCGACTCGCCTCCCGCTCGCGCGGGGCGGCCTGGGCCTGTGGCTACGAACACGAACAATCGATGGTGATCACCGCCCACGGTTTTGCCATGCCGGTGAAAGAGAACTTCGCTGCCGTGCTGAAGTTGCGCCACTGGCTGAACCCGGTGGGCTGGATGCCGGGCTGGCAGAGCGCCGCCGTACCTGTGCTGTTCCGCCGTCTGGCGCTGATCGAGCTGGCGGTGCTGGTGGTGATTGTGATTTCACGAGGAGCCTGA
- a CDS encoding HypC/HybG/HupF family hydrogenase formation chaperone: MCIGVPGQIHSIDGNQAKVAVCGILRDVDLTLVGSTDETGVSRLGQWVLVHVGFAMSVINEAEARDTLDALQNMFDVEPDVGALLYGEER; encoded by the coding sequence ATGTGCATAGGCGTCCCCGGACAAATCCATTCCATTGACGGAAACCAGGCCAAAGTGGCGGTCTGCGGCATATTGCGCGACGTGGATTTAACCCTGGTGGGCAGCACCGATGAGACGGGCGTCTCGCGCCTTGGGCAGTGGGTGCTGGTACACGTGGGGTTTGCCATGAGCGTGATTAATGAAGCGGAAGCGCGCGACACGCTGGATGCCTTGCAGAACATGTTCGACGTCGAACCGGACGTCGGCGCGCTGCTGTACGGCGAGGAACGGTAA
- a CDS encoding ABC transporter substrate-binding protein: protein MKKVICALGLAIASVSSALATTYPLTIENCGYKETFTKAPERVVALGQNTVEILLLLGLEDKVKASAFWPTKVLPQLAEQNAKIKTLTVEIPTLESILAQNPDFVPAQLPLLLGPESKVAKREDLATVGVNSYLSPGMCATKKASGDMYGSRQKLWDMTYLYKEIEDFAKIFNVEDRGQAVIADFKKREADLRQEFGKSKKDLSFVFWFSSSSPSADAYVGGKNSASGFIANVLGGHNAITSETEWPTVGWESIIAANPDVIVVSSLDRNRWALDNAEEKIKFLKSDPAVSQLDAVKKGHIVVMDGQAMNPTIRTIYGAEQVGEQLRKLGLN, encoded by the coding sequence ATGAAGAAGGTCATCTGCGCGTTAGGCCTGGCGATTGCGTCGGTCAGTTCTGCTCTGGCAACCACTTATCCTCTGACCATTGAAAACTGCGGTTATAAAGAGACCTTCACCAAAGCGCCGGAACGCGTCGTGGCCCTTGGTCAAAATACCGTTGAGATTTTGCTTCTGCTGGGTCTGGAAGATAAGGTGAAGGCCAGCGCCTTCTGGCCGACCAAAGTGCTGCCGCAGCTGGCGGAACAGAATGCCAAAATCAAAACGCTCACCGTCGAAATTCCTACCCTGGAATCTATCCTTGCGCAAAACCCCGATTTTGTTCCTGCACAATTGCCGCTGCTGCTCGGGCCAGAAAGTAAGGTCGCAAAACGTGAGGATCTGGCTACTGTCGGCGTGAACAGCTATTTATCACCGGGTATGTGCGCCACCAAAAAAGCCTCGGGCGATATGTACGGCAGCCGCCAGAAGCTGTGGGATATGACATATCTGTATAAAGAAATTGAAGATTTCGCCAAAATTTTCAACGTTGAAGATCGTGGCCAGGCCGTGATCGCCGATTTCAAAAAGCGGGAGGCAGACCTGCGTCAGGAGTTTGGCAAGAGCAAAAAAGACCTCTCTTTTGTCTTCTGGTTCTCCAGTTCATCCCCTTCTGCTGATGCCTACGTGGGCGGTAAGAACAGCGCCTCCGGGTTTATCGCAAACGTACTGGGCGGGCATAACGCCATTACCTCCGAGACCGAATGGCCAACCGTGGGCTGGGAAAGCATCATTGCCGCTAACCCGGATGTGATTGTGGTCTCAAGCCTCGACCGTAACCGCTGGGCGCTGGATAACGCGGAAGAGAAAATCAAATTCCTGAAAAGCGATCCGGCCGTCAGCCAGCTTGATGCGGTCAAAAAAGGTCACATTGTGGTGATGGACGGCCAGGCAATGAACCCGACGATCCGTACCATTTATGGCGCTGAACAGGTGGGCGAACAGCTCAGAAAACTGGGGCTGAACTGA
- the hypE gene encoding hydrogenase expression/formation protein HypE yields MKTVEMAHGSGGLAMQQLINRLFMEAFDNPWLAEQEDQARIDLTSLTAQGDRLAFSTDSYVIDPLFFPGGDIGKLAVCGTANDVAVSGAIPRYLSCGFILEEGLPMETLAAVVSSMAHTAREAGIAIVTGDTKVVQRGAADKLFINTAGMGAIPADIHWGAQQLAVGDVLLVSGTLGCHGATILNLREGLGLDGELRSDCAVLTPLIQTLRAIPGVKALRDATRGGVNAVVHEFAACCGCGIELTERNLPVKPAVRGLCELLGLDPLNFANEGKLVIGVERTAAEAVLEQLRAHPSGKEAAIIGEVVERKGVRLAGLYGVKRTLELPHAEPLPRIC; encoded by the coding sequence ATGAAGACGGTTGAAATGGCGCACGGCAGCGGCGGTCTGGCGATGCAGCAGCTGATAAACCGGCTGTTTATGGAGGCCTTTGATAATCCCTGGCTCGCCGAGCAGGAAGACCAGGCCCGCATTGACCTCACTTCCCTCACCGCCCAGGGCGACAGGCTGGCCTTCTCAACCGACAGCTATGTGATTGACCCGCTGTTCTTCCCCGGCGGCGATATCGGCAAGCTGGCCGTCTGCGGTACCGCGAACGATGTCGCCGTCAGCGGTGCCATTCCGCGCTACCTCTCCTGCGGATTTATCCTTGAAGAAGGTTTGCCGATGGAGACGCTCGCGGCGGTGGTCAGCAGCATGGCGCACACCGCGCGTGAGGCAGGAATTGCCATCGTCACCGGCGATACCAAAGTGGTGCAGCGCGGCGCGGCGGACAAGCTCTTTATCAACACCGCCGGGATGGGGGCGATCCCCGCCGATATTCACTGGGGCGCGCAGCAGCTGGCCGTGGGCGACGTGCTGCTGGTCAGCGGCACGCTGGGCTGTCACGGGGCGACCATCCTTAACCTGCGCGAAGGGCTGGGGCTGGACGGGGAACTGCGCAGCGACTGCGCGGTGCTCACCCCGCTCATCCAGACGCTGCGTGCGATCCCCGGCGTGAAAGCCCTGCGCGATGCCACCCGTGGCGGCGTCAATGCCGTGGTGCATGAGTTCGCGGCCTGCTGCGGCTGCGGTATTGAACTTACTGAGCGCAACCTGCCCGTGAAGCCTGCGGTTCGTGGACTGTGCGAGCTGCTGGGGCTGGATCCGCTCAACTTTGCTAACGAAGGCAAGCTGGTGATAGGCGTTGAGCGCACCGCGGCCGAAGCCGTACTTGAACAGTTGCGGGCGCATCCGTCAGGAAAAGAGGCCGCAATCATTGGTGAGGTGGTTGAGCGCAAAGGGGTGCGCCTGGCCGGACTGTATGGCGTGAAGCGCACGCTGGAGCTGCCGCACGCGGAACCGTTACCCCGCATTTGCTAG
- the hycA gene encoding formate hydrogenlyase regulator HycA produces MTIWEISEKADYIAQRHQQLQDQWHLYCNSLVQGITLSKARLHHAMSCAAQGDMRFVLFGHFTIYVTLADTFNSHTIEYYVETKEGEKQCIAKAQLMADGMVDGHVSNRDRQQVLEHYLEKIAPVYNGLYTAVEHDLPVNLKQLMDEHASADVA; encoded by the coding sequence ATGACTATTTGGGAAATTAGCGAAAAAGCGGATTACATCGCGCAGCGTCACCAGCAGTTACAGGACCAGTGGCACCTTTACTGCAACTCACTGGTCCAGGGCATCACCCTCTCCAAAGCCCGTCTTCACCACGCCATGAGCTGTGCGGCGCAGGGGGATATGCGCTTTGTTTTGTTCGGCCATTTCACGATTTACGTCACCCTGGCTGACACCTTCAACAGCCACACCATTGAGTACTACGTCGAGACAAAAGAGGGTGAAAAACAGTGTATTGCAAAGGCGCAACTGATGGCCGACGGCATGGTGGACGGTCACGTCAGCAACCGCGATCGCCAGCAGGTGCTTGAGCACTATCTGGAAAAAATCGCGCCGGTTTATAACGGTCTGTACACCGCCGTTGAACACGATCTCCCGGTCAACCTGAAGCAGCTGATGGATGAACACGCCTCAGCGGACGTGGCCTGA
- the flhA gene encoding formate hydrogenlyase transcriptional activator FlhA, with protein sequence MPYTPMSDLGQQGLFDITRTLLQQPDLGALSDALTRLVRQSALADSAAIVLWHSGSHRASYFSTRENGKAFEYEDETYLAHGPIRRILSRPEALHCNFEEFRQAWPMLARSALYQPFGHYSLLPLAVEGHIFGGCEFIRNTDQRWSEAEYERLHTFTQIVAVVAEQIQSRVSNNVDYDLLSRERDNFRILVAITNAVLSRLDMDELVSEVSKEIHHYFKIDAISIALRGHRKGKLNIYSTHYLDEANPAHEQSEVDEAGTLSERVFKSKEILLLNLSEQDVMAPYERMLFNIWGNKIQTLCLLPLMSGNTMLGVLKLAQCEEGVFTTANLKLLRQIAERISIALDNALAYQEIHRLKERLVDENLALTEQLNNVDSEFGEIIGRSDAMYSVLKQVEMVAQSDSTVLILGETGTGKELIARAIHNLSNRNSRRMVKMNCAAMPAGLLESDLFGHERGAFTGASSQRLGRFELADKSSLFLDEVGDMPLELQPKLLRVLQEQEFERLGSNKLIQTDVRLIAATNRDLKKMVADREFRSDLYYRLNVFPICLPPLRERPEDIPLLVKAFTAKIARRMGRNIDSIPAETLRTLSSMEWPGNVRELENVIERAVLLTRGNVLQLSLPEVSLPETPVTATDVAQEGEDEYQLIVRVLKETNGVVAGPKGAAQRLGLKRTTLLSRMKRLGIDKESLI encoded by the coding sequence ATGCCGTATACACCGATGAGCGATCTCGGACAGCAGGGTCTGTTCGACATTACGCGAACACTTTTACAGCAGCCCGACCTGGGTGCGCTGAGCGATGCCCTGACGCGCCTGGTCAGGCAATCTGCACTGGCAGACAGCGCCGCCATTGTGCTCTGGCATAGCGGCAGCCATCGTGCGAGCTACTTCTCCACACGAGAAAACGGAAAAGCGTTTGAATACGAAGACGAAACGTATCTCGCTCACGGGCCAATCCGCCGTATTCTTTCCCGACCGGAAGCGCTGCACTGCAATTTTGAGGAGTTCCGCCAGGCCTGGCCCATGCTGGCCCGGAGCGCGTTATACCAGCCATTCGGCCACTACAGCCTGCTGCCGCTGGCGGTGGAAGGCCATATTTTTGGTGGCTGCGAGTTTATCCGCAATACCGACCAGCGGTGGAGCGAGGCGGAATATGAGCGTCTGCACACCTTTACCCAGATAGTGGCCGTCGTCGCCGAGCAGATCCAAAGCCGCGTCAGCAATAATGTGGATTACGACCTGCTGAGCCGCGAGCGTGACAACTTCCGGATTCTGGTGGCAATCACCAACGCCGTGCTCTCCCGTCTCGACATGGATGAGCTGGTCAGCGAAGTGTCGAAGGAGATCCATCACTACTTCAAAATAGACGCCATCAGCATTGCCTTGCGCGGCCATCGCAAGGGCAAGCTAAATATCTACTCCACCCACTATCTCGACGAAGCGAACCCGGCCCATGAGCAGAGCGAAGTGGATGAAGCAGGAACCCTTTCGGAACGGGTGTTTAAAAGTAAGGAGATCCTGCTGCTCAATCTCAGCGAGCAGGATGTGATGGCGCCTTACGAGCGGATGCTGTTTAACATCTGGGGCAACAAAATCCAGACTCTGTGCCTGCTGCCGTTGATGTCCGGTAACACCATGCTGGGCGTTCTCAAGCTGGCACAGTGTGAGGAAGGGGTGTTCACCACCGCCAACCTGAAGCTGCTGCGTCAGATTGCAGAGCGTATCTCTATCGCGCTGGATAACGCGCTGGCGTATCAGGAGATCCACCGTCTGAAAGAACGGCTGGTGGATGAAAACCTGGCGCTGACGGAACAGCTTAACAATGTCGACAGCGAATTTGGTGAAATCATCGGACGCAGCGACGCCATGTACAGCGTACTCAAACAGGTGGAAATGGTGGCGCAAAGCGACAGCACGGTGCTGATCCTGGGCGAGACCGGCACCGGCAAGGAACTGATTGCCCGTGCGATCCACAATCTGAGCAACCGCAACAGCCGCCGGATGGTGAAAATGAACTGCGCCGCCATGCCTGCGGGTCTGCTGGAAAGCGATCTCTTTGGCCATGAGCGCGGTGCGTTTACCGGCGCCAGCAGCCAGCGACTGGGCCGTTTTGAGCTGGCGGATAAAAGCTCGCTGTTCCTCGATGAAGTGGGCGATATGCCGCTGGAGCTGCAGCCGAAACTGCTGCGTGTGCTCCAGGAGCAGGAGTTCGAACGTCTTGGCAGCAATAAGCTGATTCAGACCGACGTGCGGCTGATTGCCGCCACCAACCGCGATCTGAAAAAAATGGTCGCCGACCGCGAGTTTCGCAGCGACCTCTACTATCGCCTTAACGTGTTCCCGATTTGCCTGCCGCCCCTGCGCGAACGTCCGGAAGATATCCCGCTGCTGGTCAAAGCGTTTACCGCCAAAATTGCCCGTCGGATGGGACGCAACATCGACAGTATTCCTGCCGAGACGTTACGTACCCTTTCATCGATGGAGTGGCCCGGCAACGTGCGCGAGCTGGAAAACGTTATCGAGCGTGCGGTGCTGCTGACGCGCGGAAATGTGCTGCAACTCTCCCTGCCGGAGGTCTCTCTGCCGGAAACGCCCGTTACGGCGACCGACGTGGCTCAGGAAGGGGAAGATGAATATCAGCTGATTGTCCGCGTGCTGAAAGAGACCAACGGCGTGGTGGCCGGACCGAAAGGGGCCGCCCAGCGGCTGGGGTTAAAACGCACCACCCTGCTGTCGCGCATGAAGCGTCTCGGAATTGATAAAGAGAGCCTGATTTAA
- a CDS encoding 4Fe-4S dicluster domain-containing protein: protein MNRFVIADSTVCIGCRTCEAACSETHRLHGLQSMPRLRVMRNEKESAPQLCHHCEDAPCAGVCPVNAITRVDGAVQLNESLCVSCKLCGIACPFGAIEFSGSRPLHIPANANTPKAPPAPPAPARVSTLLDWVPGVRAVAVKCDLCSFDEQGPACVRTCPTKALILVNIRDIARTSKRKRELTINSDMGDLSLLQALNEGAK, encoded by the coding sequence GTGAACCGTTTTGTAATTGCTGACTCGACGGTCTGTATTGGCTGTCGAACCTGTGAGGCGGCCTGTTCGGAAACGCACCGCCTGCACGGGCTCCAGTCCATGCCGCGACTGCGCGTCATGCGTAATGAAAAAGAGTCTGCCCCGCAGCTCTGCCACCACTGTGAAGATGCGCCGTGCGCGGGTGTCTGCCCGGTGAATGCCATCACCCGCGTTGACGGCGCGGTACAGTTAAACGAAAGCCTGTGCGTGAGCTGCAAGCTGTGCGGTATAGCCTGCCCGTTCGGTGCGATTGAATTTTCCGGCAGCCGTCCGCTGCATATTCCGGCGAATGCCAACACCCCAAAAGCGCCGCCTGCGCCACCGGCTCCGGCACGGGTGAGCACGCTGCTCGACTGGGTGCCCGGCGTGCGTGCGGTGGCGGTGAAGTGCGACCTGTGCAGCTTCGATGAACAGGGCCCGGCCTGCGTGCGCACCTGCCCGACCAAAGCGCTGATTCTGGTCAACATTCGTGACATCGCCCGTACCAGCAAGCGCAAGCGCGAGCTGACCATCAACAGCGATATGGGCGATCTTTCTCTGCTTCAGGCGCTTAATGAGGGGGCGAAATGA